One genomic region from Leptospiraceae bacterium encodes:
- a CDS encoding exodeoxyribonuclease V subunit gamma has product MGVKVYYSASQSELAKNLGDKIQAERLNQGPFYSPFLILPSRNMEKWLKLELSQKFGIAANLETYQLENGLFELIKRLYGLIPGLKGLNFELLTNEKFKLLINLALLYYLDRKDNQALGQIKDYFFDETSYEKKPDSTIRVYQLSTRLSKLFRDYEFHHPEEVNKWIFTEPGIDLEGNEAYLYSAIIKRGNILSRLNKRLKESGTVLNTLFYYFTRVKKLYEGQKSHYDNPESIRISVYFYSLREVSAFHYKVIDYLSEFYNIHIFKQDYPGLRKNYAKHFLIQKWAKPFLDDYKLLNRYCKKVNFLTTKQEVFSTELLQVFRNSFLHENTSLQSKPGQDTSIQFIACPGIYREVEFVYDNLIYNLKKDPSLKLHEIGIIVPSINTYKPIIQGIFGRKEIYLPYTLTDISAKKESLYGNAILSMLSLAAGPLSRREVFEFLYNPYFLHSAGLHRKDVDKCLSLMDRLNVFHSLNEEDRKNKNYIEGKQYTWKQAFERLRLGRICLAFDNTDAGLTSVAFSDSHSSDKELMDIFSLKVELLLEDLKKLSSIRKNGKEWRTSLIYIFEQYLSLPEDKQEELKVKITLFEGLKNLEYLDTLNEALHWDFKPDLEWITQFVSSLLEEVPGMIGYYPSGINISTFSGFKQIPFKLVYILGINENEFPSKEHVSSLDVFRDKIVEGKYSLSALETFHFFERIIHTESKVYLSYINQDLKKDSELFYSPIYKELLNLLNQDFLDTKDPNLATEQSEYLQQYFSRDEKLYISREPLSRFDEVYSKENFIKSLSSITDTFFLYELSPTSESEEEPIQKDEPIEKEVYNLSLKDLSDFLLNSAQSQMKQLFNIYEEPESPLLINNEYYNLNKLQETRLILKVYREFLEGELEDVSEIIPRVISLYKLSKSKGNTPEGGFSDYALKKLEKDLEGRLSRPKSKDNPTTLKEEFSTIKKLQPFTLYCGNKEPKKKKLRVVSFPTAKFEIQNRENKNLSVELSFEFPYVFETEDRKSLTLIFLTNSSKAKDKINKYQLLPFLFQLFLDSELHPDLSRTYKSKDLFFFITNSEGYSSTRRIHTKTKEAREYLESLILDYLDDTNLSYLHFERIIDKSSEQIEDTEFQRQIEKKLLKPDSYAHYQPPSFVRLGGISVPKKARELIKKRYEPFQ; this is encoded by the coding sequence ATGGGTGTAAAGGTTTACTATTCCGCTTCTCAAAGCGAGCTGGCCAAGAATTTAGGAGATAAAATTCAGGCCGAAAGGTTGAATCAGGGGCCTTTCTATAGTCCTTTCCTGATTTTACCTTCTCGAAATATGGAAAAGTGGCTTAAATTAGAGCTCAGTCAAAAATTTGGAATCGCGGCTAATCTAGAAACCTATCAGTTAGAGAATGGTCTCTTTGAATTAATAAAAAGATTGTATGGACTGATCCCCGGCTTAAAAGGTTTAAACTTCGAATTACTAACAAATGAAAAGTTCAAGCTTTTAATCAATCTTGCCCTCCTTTACTACCTTGATAGAAAAGACAATCAAGCTCTCGGACAGATAAAAGACTACTTTTTTGATGAAACTTCCTATGAAAAAAAGCCGGATTCGACTATTCGTGTATACCAACTTTCCACAAGACTATCAAAACTCTTTCGGGATTATGAATTTCATCATCCGGAAGAAGTGAATAAATGGATATTTACAGAGCCGGGTATAGATCTCGAAGGCAATGAAGCCTACCTGTATTCAGCCATTATTAAAAGAGGAAATATTCTTTCGAGGTTAAATAAAAGACTAAAAGAATCAGGAACCGTTCTCAATACTCTCTTTTACTACTTTACAAGAGTTAAAAAACTATACGAAGGACAAAAGAGTCATTACGATAATCCTGAATCTATTCGTATTTCCGTATATTTCTATTCTCTAAGAGAAGTTTCAGCTTTTCACTACAAAGTAATTGACTATCTGAGTGAATTTTATAATATTCACATTTTCAAACAGGATTATCCGGGTCTTCGTAAAAACTATGCAAAACATTTTCTTATTCAGAAATGGGCAAAACCTTTTTTAGATGATTATAAATTATTAAATCGCTACTGTAAAAAGGTTAATTTCCTTACAACAAAACAAGAAGTCTTTAGTACAGAATTATTACAGGTTTTTCGAAATAGCTTTTTACACGAAAACACAAGTCTTCAATCTAAACCCGGACAGGATACAAGTATACAATTTATAGCCTGCCCCGGAATTTACAGAGAAGTTGAATTTGTATATGATAACCTGATATACAATCTAAAGAAAGATCCATCTCTTAAGTTACACGAAATAGGTATTATTGTTCCATCTATCAATACCTATAAGCCGATTATACAGGGAATATTCGGCAGAAAGGAAATTTATCTCCCCTACACTCTAACCGATATTTCTGCCAAAAAAGAAAGCCTGTATGGTAACGCTATCCTTTCTATGTTATCTCTGGCAGCCGGTCCTTTAAGCCGCAGGGAAGTCTTTGAATTTTTATATAATCCTTATTTCTTACATTCTGCCGGACTTCACAGAAAAGATGTAGATAAGTGCTTATCTTTGATGGATAGACTTAATGTTTTTCATTCTCTAAATGAAGAAGATAGAAAAAACAAAAATTATATAGAGGGAAAACAATATACCTGGAAACAGGCTTTTGAGAGACTCCGACTCGGACGTATCTGTTTAGCCTTTGATAATACAGATGCTGGCTTAACCTCTGTCGCTTTTTCAGATTCTCACTCGAGCGATAAAGAATTAATGGATATATTTTCTTTAAAGGTGGAGCTATTATTAGAAGATCTTAAAAAACTATCTTCTATCCGTAAAAATGGTAAAGAATGGAGAACAAGTCTTATCTATATTTTTGAACAATACCTGTCTCTACCGGAAGATAAACAGGAAGAACTAAAAGTCAAAATAACTCTTTTTGAAGGCTTAAAAAATCTTGAGTACTTAGATACATTAAATGAGGCTCTCCATTGGGATTTTAAACCCGACTTAGAATGGATTACTCAATTTGTTTCTTCTTTATTGGAGGAAGTGCCGGGTATGATTGGCTATTACCCTTCCGGTATAAATATCTCTACCTTTTCCGGTTTTAAACAGATCCCCTTTAAACTGGTATACATTTTAGGAATAAATGAAAATGAATTTCCTTCCAAAGAACATGTTTCGAGTTTAGATGTGTTTAGGGATAAAATAGTTGAGGGGAAATATTCCCTAAGCGCTCTCGAAACGTTTCACTTTTTTGAAAGAATAATTCACACAGAATCTAAAGTTTATCTCTCCTATATCAACCAGGATTTAAAAAAAGATTCCGAACTTTTTTATTCTCCAATTTATAAAGAATTACTCAATTTACTAAATCAGGATTTCCTTGATACAAAAGATCCAAATTTAGCTACTGAGCAATCAGAATATCTACAGCAGTATTTTTCACGGGATGAGAAACTTTATATATCCAGAGAACCTCTCAGTCGTTTTGATGAAGTTTACTCAAAAGAAAACTTTATCAAAAGCCTTAGCTCGATAACAGATACTTTCTTCTTATATGAACTTTCTCCAACTTCCGAATCAGAAGAAGAACCAATACAAAAAGATGAACCGATAGAAAAAGAAGTATATAACTTAAGTCTAAAAGATCTATCAGACTTTCTTTTAAATTCTGCTCAAAGTCAAATGAAACAATTATTTAATATATACGAAGAGCCGGAAAGCCCCTTACTTATCAATAACGAATACTACAACCTGAATAAACTACAGGAGACCCGGTTAATTCTAAAAGTTTATAGAGAATTTCTCGAAGGTGAACTCGAAGATGTTTCCGAGATAATCCCAAGAGTCATAAGTCTTTATAAGCTCTCAAAATCCAAAGGAAATACACCGGAAGGAGGTTTTTCTGACTATGCACTAAAGAAATTAGAAAAAGATTTGGAAGGACGCTTATCTCGCCCAAAGAGTAAAGATAATCCTACAACACTGAAAGAAGAATTCAGTACTATTAAAAAGTTACAGCCCTTCACCTTATACTGCGGAAACAAAGAACCTAAAAAAAAGAAATTACGGGTAGTTTCCTTTCCGACTGCAAAATTTGAAATCCAAAATAGAGAGAATAAAAATCTTAGTGTTGAACTTTCATTCGAATTTCCTTATGTATTTGAGACAGAGGACAGGAAGTCTTTAACACTTATTTTTTTAACGAATAGTTCTAAAGCAAAAGATAAGATAAACAAATATCAGCTTCTGCCGTTTTTATTTCAACTTTTTCTTGATTCGGAGCTTCATCCCGATCTAAGCCGTACTTACAAAAGCAAAGATTTATTTTTCTTTATTACAAACTCAGAAGGTTATTCATCAACAAGAAGAATACATACAAAAACAAAAGAAGCCAGAGAATATTTAGAATCTCTTATACTCGATTATCTGGATGACACAAATCTCTCATATCTTCACTTTGAAAGAATTATAGATAAATCTTCAGAACAGATAGAAGATACCGAATTCCAGAGACAGATAGAAAAAAAACTTTTGAAACCCGATTCCTATGCTCATTATCAGCCTCCTAGCTTTGTGCGACTGGGTGGAATTTCAGTTCCTAAAAAAGCCAGAGAACTCATTAAAAAAAGATATGAACCTTTCCAATAA
- a CDS encoding ankyrin repeat domain-containing protein, which translates to MDKRETSSKEYDLMEEKLVSAGAKKFTSESLLVPVKRFRVIRKMKDSVWEARYKVKNELSNSYYLIGGVIPFVVERDGWGEYTGIALLTALYSFPVTIIDWVSLPFRLGVSEELKTENQTEVVKETQEEIKDSQNMQIKINKENIKFQKGELIIPYRTIADKWVGNKSFLFKWDTVKVSYEILGSSPEKEREIPLNTIINQEDYHEVLLADSLNRPQVYKYLLTYFSYKVCLVDKIYPETKPMMEKTVETFRKKYLYSKDYCIFLMLNYDNQWSIYAYDDKGEFRASKVLNKTRLDEILQGEKNVNALLTFAADKIGRTLDKTQDLRVIDYLLKQGYSLNYKTESISSPLEVACLMDNLELAQYLIYRGADVNYKGEDGLQRTVIFRAILKNNLNMVKYLVEKGADINVHFDKEPPHTPLQAAEYSYLDPEIKKYLISKGAK; encoded by the coding sequence ATGGATAAACGAGAAACTTCTTCCAAAGAATACGATTTAATGGAAGAAAAGTTGGTTTCTGCGGGAGCGAAGAAGTTTACGTCGGAAAGCCTTTTAGTTCCGGTGAAAAGATTTCGTGTAATCCGAAAAATGAAAGATAGCGTTTGGGAAGCGCGGTATAAAGTTAAGAATGAGTTAAGCAATTCTTATTATCTCATAGGAGGAGTGATTCCTTTTGTGGTAGAGCGGGATGGATGGGGCGAATACACCGGCATAGCTTTACTTACCGCCCTTTACAGTTTTCCCGTTACGATTATTGATTGGGTTTCTCTTCCTTTTCGCCTGGGTGTTTCTGAAGAACTAAAAACTGAAAATCAAACTGAAGTAGTAAAGGAAACTCAAGAGGAAATTAAAGATAGTCAGAATATGCAGATAAAGATAAATAAGGAAAATATAAAATTCCAAAAAGGTGAGTTGATAATTCCTTATCGGACAATTGCTGATAAGTGGGTAGGAAATAAAAGCTTTCTGTTTAAATGGGATACTGTAAAGGTCAGTTATGAGATACTTGGTTCTTCTCCTGAGAAAGAAAGGGAGATTCCGCTGAATACTATTATTAACCAGGAAGATTATCATGAAGTTTTGCTTGCCGATTCCTTGAATCGCCCGCAAGTATACAAATATCTCCTGACGTATTTTAGTTATAAGGTGTGTCTCGTAGACAAAATATATCCCGAAACAAAACCTATGATGGAGAAAACGGTTGAAACTTTCCGCAAGAAATATTTGTATTCAAAGGACTATTGTATCTTCCTGATGCTGAATTATGATAATCAATGGAGTATATACGCTTATGATGATAAAGGTGAGTTTCGTGCTTCTAAAGTTCTGAATAAAACTCGTTTGGATGAAATCCTTCAGGGGGAGAAAAATGTAAATGCTTTACTTACTTTTGCTGCCGACAAAATCGGTAGAACTTTGGATAAAACTCAGGATTTACGGGTGATCGATTATTTATTGAAACAGGGATATTCTTTAAATTATAAAACAGAGAGTATTTCATCTCCTCTCGAAGTGGCCTGTTTGATGGATAACCTTGAATTGGCACAATACTTGATTTATCGAGGAGCTGATGTGAATTATAAGGGAGAAGATGGTTTGCAGAGGACGGTGATTTTTCGGGCAATACTTAAAAATAATCTGAATATGGTGAAATATTTGGTGGAAAAAGGAGCGGATATAAATGTTCATTTTGATAAAGAGCCTCCCCATACTCCCTTACAGGCTGCTGAATATTCCTATCTGGATCCGGAGATCAAAAAATATCTTATCTCTAAGGGAGCGAAATAA
- a CDS encoding ABC transporter ATP-binding protein, whose product MIQVQDLIFEYPGHRALDKVSFVVPEGTITAMVGPNGAGKTTLLRCLAGLQSPFSGSIHIAGVDIIENPGECRRLLGFLNDFFGLYDSLTVKQSLGYFGLAYGIPEYQIEAKIQEVAEELNLKDKLNEKVENLSRGMRQRLAIGQTIIHSPSLLILDEPASGLDPEARYALGQLFLELNRRGMTLLVSSHILAELNEYANYLLILKDGKVIDEESGKIGEAKQVQRTIICRYLSGETELVEFFQKEEITYTLDSSKKTLVFTFSGDDSELAIVLKNLIHRNIEIYEYSIKKENIQDKYLSILRSEVSQNAIQ is encoded by the coding sequence ATGATACAGGTACAGGACTTGATTTTTGAATACCCCGGTCACAGAGCCCTCGACAAGGTTAGCTTTGTAGTTCCGGAGGGTACTATCACTGCGATGGTAGGGCCCAACGGTGCCGGTAAAACCACGCTTTTGCGCTGCCTCGCAGGTCTACAGAGTCCTTTTTCGGGTTCTATTCATATTGCCGGAGTAGATATCATCGAAAATCCCGGGGAATGTCGCAGGCTTTTGGGTTTTCTAAATGATTTCTTCGGACTTTACGACTCTCTCACGGTAAAACAATCACTCGGTTATTTTGGCCTGGCTTACGGTATCCCGGAATACCAGATTGAAGCTAAAATACAGGAAGTAGCTGAAGAACTCAACCTGAAAGATAAATTAAACGAGAAAGTCGAAAACCTTTCGAGAGGGATGAGACAGAGATTGGCTATCGGTCAAACGATTATTCATTCTCCCTCCCTTTTAATTTTAGATGAGCCGGCTTCCGGTCTCGATCCGGAGGCCCGTTATGCTTTAGGCCAACTATTTCTTGAGTTGAATCGCAGAGGCATGACCTTGCTCGTATCCTCCCATATTCTTGCTGAACTTAACGAGTATGCAAATTATCTGCTTATCCTCAAAGATGGTAAGGTGATAGACGAAGAATCAGGTAAAATAGGTGAAGCCAAACAGGTACAAAGAACCATTATCTGTCGTTATCTCTCAGGAGAAACTGAACTTGTAGAATTTTTTCAAAAAGAAGAAATTACCTACACTCTTGATAGTTCTAAGAAAACGCTTGTATTTACATTTTCGGGAGATGACTCAGAACTGGCTATCGTTTTAAAAAATTTGATTCATAGGAATATAGAAATATATGAATATTCCATAAAAAAAGAGAATATCCAGGATAAATACTTATCTATACTTCGCTCGGAGGTTTCCCAAAATGCTATTCAATAA
- a CDS encoding SDR family NAD(P)-dependent oxidoreductase: MSSCLRNKVILLTGAGGGLGSEMAKQFLEKGARLILTDLHKPEITHEMYRTKGTVVGVFAANLETEEGCREVYEHTRDFSRKIDILVNNAGVAAAGGLLDVPDEKWKQLLNINLYAPIYLSKLFLPDMLSAGSGQIVNISSIAGHVVHQDLTYYSISKFGLRAFGEGLHAEYGKKGIKVTNVYPFFTRTKILDSVQFSDNQKKLPDFMIDEPESVVKEIVAGIEEGKLHVFTGFRAKGTKFLKEFMPDILENVNKFL; the protein is encoded by the coding sequence ATGAGTAGTTGTTTAAGAAATAAAGTTATTTTATTAACAGGTGCAGGCGGCGGTCTGGGTTCTGAGATGGCTAAACAGTTTTTAGAAAAGGGAGCCAGGCTAATTCTTACTGATTTGCATAAACCGGAAATAACCCATGAAATGTATAGAACAAAAGGGACTGTGGTAGGTGTTTTTGCTGCTAATCTTGAGACAGAAGAGGGATGCAGGGAAGTCTATGAGCATACCCGTGATTTTTCAAGAAAGATAGATATTCTTGTAAACAATGCGGGGGTTGCCGCAGCCGGTGGACTTTTGGATGTGCCGGATGAAAAGTGGAAACAACTCTTAAATATAAATCTCTACGCTCCAATATATCTGAGTAAATTATTTTTACCGGATATGTTAAGTGCCGGTAGTGGACAGATTGTGAATATTTCCTCTATAGCAGGGCATGTAGTGCATCAGGATTTAACCTATTATTCTATCTCCAAGTTTGGATTAAGAGCTTTCGGAGAAGGACTTCATGCGGAATACGGTAAGAAGGGTATTAAAGTTACCAATGTTTATCCATTTTTTACGCGGACAAAGATCCTGGATTCGGTTCAATTTTCTGATAATCAAAAGAAATTACCGGACTTCATGATAGACGAACCGGAGTCAGTCGTGAAAGAAATTGTAGCAGGAATTGAAGAAGGGAAGCTGCATGTGTTTACCGGTTTCAGAGCAAAAGGAACTAAATTTTTAAAAGAGTTTATGCCGGATATATTAGAAAATGTAAATAAATTTCTTTAA
- a CDS encoding metal-dependent hydrolase, whose amino-acid sequence MSIAGIKVRKPAFEFPMDIRKYWYGGSALKTCFLNSFTLLFPGAESFFVKTVKRYLSELEGENRKEALAFMGQETQHSMQHIKYWENMKQQGYEIETLVSFYNWFIKEVVEKQLDETEQLALTAGLEHYTALLAEIALKGEYFEVSEPVMKKLFEWHAAEELEHKSVAYNVLKQINPDYFLRIRLMLFATIMLITFTGSYTALLLLQEKEIKYYNILMDGIELFLTREGVLFPALEIFFQYFKPNFHPTDCDNLYLTKKVFKD is encoded by the coding sequence GTGAGCATTGCCGGGATAAAAGTTCGAAAGCCGGCCTTTGAATTTCCTATGGATATTAGAAAATACTGGTACGGAGGCAGTGCTTTAAAAACCTGCTTTTTAAATTCGTTCACCCTTTTATTTCCGGGAGCTGAGAGTTTTTTTGTTAAAACGGTTAAGCGCTATCTATCTGAATTGGAAGGAGAGAACAGGAAAGAAGCTCTTGCATTTATGGGCCAGGAAACCCAGCATTCTATGCAGCATATAAAATACTGGGAGAATATGAAACAACAGGGATATGAAATCGAAACCCTGGTTTCTTTTTATAACTGGTTTATTAAAGAAGTAGTAGAAAAACAACTTGATGAGACCGAACAATTGGCTCTTACTGCGGGGCTTGAGCATTATACAGCTTTACTTGCTGAAATTGCCTTAAAAGGAGAGTATTTTGAAGTCTCCGAGCCTGTTATGAAGAAACTCTTTGAATGGCATGCAGCCGAAGAATTAGAGCATAAATCTGTAGCTTATAATGTTTTAAAACAAATCAATCCTGATTATTTTCTTCGGATTCGTCTTATGCTTTTTGCTACTATTATGCTTATAACTTTTACCGGAAGTTATACAGCTTTACTGCTTCTGCAAGAAAAAGAAATAAAGTATTATAATATTCTAATGGATGGAATTGAATTATTTTTAACACGGGAAGGAGTTCTTTTTCCGGCCCTTGAGATATTTTTTCAATATTTTAAACCGAATTTTCATCCAACTGATTGTGATAATTTATATTTAACAAAAAAAGTATTTAAGGATTAA
- a CDS encoding Rpn family recombination-promoting nuclease/putative transposase, whose product MTPNSEKLVRFDWAIRYILRDISNFDILEGFLTALLNEDIKVLSILDAESNQEDSNDKFNRVDLLIEDSQKRKLIIEVQNNRETHYLERLLYGTSKVIVENIKSGEPYDNVVKVLSISIVYFNLGLGDDYIYYGRTDFRGIHTHDSLIVKEKIKLDEVFSPKFQMREKNIFPEYYLIRVEKFEDVIMSPIDEWIYMLKHSEVKEEFHSKNIDKAREKLNVMKMDTESRRKYEKYLESIAYEKDVVETAKEDGRNEERKNTEREKQRAEQEKKRAEQEKKKLDSAILKILNKNLFSIEEVASDFNVTVEYIKNLL is encoded by the coding sequence ATGACTCCTAATTCTGAAAAACTGGTGCGTTTTGATTGGGCTATTCGATATATCCTGCGGGATATATCGAATTTTGATATTCTCGAAGGATTCTTAACTGCCCTTTTAAATGAAGACATCAAAGTTCTGTCTATTCTTGATGCAGAATCCAACCAGGAGGATTCCAATGATAAATTTAACCGGGTTGACCTTCTAATTGAAGACTCTCAAAAAAGAAAACTGATCATTGAAGTCCAGAATAATCGGGAAACCCATTACTTAGAGCGACTGCTTTACGGTACATCTAAAGTAATAGTAGAAAATATAAAGAGCGGTGAACCTTATGACAATGTAGTGAAGGTGCTGTCTATAAGCATTGTCTATTTTAATCTCGGCCTGGGTGATGACTACATTTATTATGGTAGAACCGATTTTCGAGGAATTCATACCCATGATTCATTAATCGTAAAAGAAAAGATAAAACTTGATGAAGTATTCAGTCCCAAATTTCAAATGCGAGAAAAGAATATATTTCCGGAATACTATTTGATTCGTGTAGAAAAATTTGAAGATGTGATCATGAGTCCTATAGATGAGTGGATTTATATGTTAAAGCACAGCGAAGTAAAGGAGGAATTTCACTCTAAAAATATAGACAAAGCCAGAGAAAAACTAAATGTAATGAAAATGGATACAGAATCCAGAAGAAAATATGAAAAATACTTAGAAAGTATAGCCTATGAAAAGGATGTAGTCGAAACGGCTAAAGAAGACGGCAGAAACGAGGAAAGAAAAAATACAGAAAGAGAGAAACAAAGAGCCGAGCAGGAGAAAAAAAGAGCTGAACAGGAGAAAAAAAAGTTGGACTCTGCTATTTTAAAAATACTGAATAAAAATTTATTCAGTATTGAAGAAGTAGCCAGCGACTTTAATGTAACGGTAGAGTATATCAAAAATCTTCTATAA
- a CDS encoding fatty acid desaturase: MNSTIEKHIETQKETRSEKEKIRNISRTVRSREKELREKYSILKYQDQIGLSIFSASALAMLLVSYFYIAGFLGAIPAIILNAIFASFLHELEHDLIHGMYYKERGLEKFMMYGVWLFRGNTPNPYYRKKIHLLHHRESGQVRDVEEQLIGNGMQHGWKRLLVTLDSSFGFVFQRKKLKTQAPEFKELESFMASFPFMFLFGFLMYTCLSLNILNLSLSYFSIQTPSFLSNVVNILNIIAVVYILPNVLRQTCLQFISSNIHYFGDIREGRDGTLEQTQVLNSPLFILPHLFCFNFGSTHGIHHIVVNQPFYIRQMVASEAHRAMKEEGMRFNDFGTFLRANRYHKESYKAA, encoded by the coding sequence ATGAATTCGACAATAGAAAAACATATCGAAACGCAAAAGGAAACTCGATCCGAAAAAGAAAAAATACGTAATATCAGCCGGACAGTGCGTAGCAGGGAAAAAGAGCTTCGGGAGAAATACTCTATTCTTAAATACCAGGACCAAATTGGACTGAGCATCTTCAGTGCTTCGGCCCTGGCAATGCTTCTTGTTTCTTATTTTTATATCGCCGGTTTTTTAGGAGCGATTCCTGCCATTATTTTAAATGCTATTTTTGCTTCTTTTTTGCATGAATTGGAGCATGATTTGATTCACGGGATGTACTATAAGGAAAGAGGGCTCGAAAAATTCATGATGTACGGAGTCTGGTTGTTTCGGGGGAATACTCCTAATCCTTATTATAGAAAAAAGATTCACCTATTGCACCACAGAGAGTCCGGGCAGGTGAGAGATGTGGAAGAGCAACTCATCGGAAATGGTATGCAGCACGGATGGAAACGATTATTAGTGACCCTTGATAGTAGTTTTGGTTTTGTTTTTCAAAGAAAAAAACTTAAAACACAGGCCCCGGAGTTTAAAGAGCTGGAATCGTTTATGGCCAGTTTTCCTTTTATGTTTCTATTTGGCTTTCTGATGTATACCTGTTTATCTCTGAATATACTCAATCTGAGTCTTTCTTATTTTTCCATACAGACCCCTTCGTTTTTAAGTAACGTAGTAAATATACTGAATATTATCGCTGTAGTATATATTCTACCCAATGTTCTTCGTCAAACCTGTTTACAGTTTATTTCTTCGAATATACATTACTTTGGAGACATTCGGGAAGGTAGGGATGGAACTCTGGAGCAAACCCAGGTATTAAATTCTCCACTGTTTATTTTACCGCATTTATTTTGTTTTAATTTTGGAAGTACTCATGGTATACACCATATCGTCGTAAACCAGCCCTTTTATATTCGTCAGATGGTCGCTTCTGAAGCTCACAGGGCAATGAAAGAAGAGGGGATGAGGTTCAATGATTTTGGCACATTTTTAAGGGCTAATCGCTATCATAAGGAGAGTTATAAAGCTGCATGA
- a CDS encoding aminopeptidase P family protein, whose protein sequence is MEEEIYSKEELGEFKKVQQLAYRAVEAVRKELFVGISEKQAARMIDDYLLKEGISGFFHRGFAWFGDRSGFVGFNRPLHFAGMNLKLDQVLPPFFKSIPHLGLEFLPSDRKLEEGMAVILDVAPAVEGRAADIGYSFAFGSNPEVEKALLDLEVFRSLILEMVHKEKHLSEIYNRVSEVISELGYRNCHSLYPEGVLGHRIGKIPFDSIPSIDILGFPLQTYAYLAGQMASEFISGIGSENPNWNEKSNYRIGKGLWSVEPHIGKDTFGVKWEELLVVTDTEAYWLEEEPPHVKLWKEHKKEVIS, encoded by the coding sequence ATGGAGGAAGAAATTTATAGTAAAGAAGAACTGGGTGAATTTAAAAAAGTGCAACAACTGGCCTACAGGGCTGTTGAAGCGGTTCGCAAGGAACTGTTTGTAGGCATCAGTGAAAAGCAGGCAGCGAGGATGATAGATGATTACCTGCTGAAAGAAGGTATCAGTGGTTTTTTTCATAGGGGCTTTGCCTGGTTCGGAGATAGGAGTGGTTTTGTTGGTTTTAATCGTCCCTTACATTTTGCAGGAATGAATCTGAAACTGGATCAGGTTCTTCCGCCCTTTTTTAAATCGATTCCTCATCTCGGATTGGAGTTTTTACCTTCGGATAGAAAACTCGAAGAAGGAATGGCAGTCATTCTCGATGTGGCCCCAGCTGTAGAAGGCAGGGCGGCTGATATTGGTTATTCTTTTGCCTTTGGTTCAAATCCGGAAGTAGAGAAAGCTCTTTTAGATCTGGAAGTCTTTCGTTCTCTAATATTAGAAATGGTGCATAAGGAAAAACATCTTTCAGAGATTTATAACCGGGTAAGTGAAGTAATTTCTGAGCTGGGTTATAGGAACTGTCATAGCCTGTATCCTGAAGGAGTACTGGGACATCGTATTGGAAAAATTCCGTTTGATAGTATTCCGTCAATTGATATTTTGGGTTTTCCTCTTCAGACTTATGCGTATTTAGCAGGACAAATGGCTTCTGAGTTTATCAGCGGTATCGGTTCAGAAAATCCTAATTGGAATGAAAAGTCCAACTACAGGATAGGAAAAGGGCTCTGGTCGGTAGAGCCTCATATAGGTAAAGATACTTTTGGTGTGAAATGGGAAGAACTACTGGTAGTGACAGATACGGAAGCCTACTGGTTGGAGGAAGAACCTCCTCACGTGAAGTTATGGAAAGAACATAAGAAGGAAGTTATCTCGTGA